A window of Cellulomonas wangleii genomic DNA:
CGGGTGAGCTCGAGGACGTCCTTGCGGAACCCGTCCTGGTCGGCCGTGGGGTGCTCCGGGTCGTGGATGCCGGTGTAGACGCAGCGCCCGAGGTGCTCGACGAACGAGCCGAACGTGCGGCGGCGGACGGGCGCGACGCGGAACGCCGGGTCGAGGGTGAGTCGGACGGGGATCATCAGGGCTCCTGTCGGTGGTGCGGGTGGTGCAGCTCCACCCACCGCACGCCGTGCGGCGGGACGTCGAGGTCGATCGAGCCGAGGGGCTCGTGCGTGGTGACCACGGGGTCGGGAAGGTCGGCGCCGGACCACAGGTCGCGCACCGCCCAGGGCCCGCGGCCGGCGTCGGCGTCGCCGAGCAGCGCGGTCAGCGGCAGCCGCTCGGTGCGCGGGTGGGCACCGGTCCAGAACACGGCGACGTAGACCGACCCGCTGCCGTCGCCGGCACGCGCGGCCCACACGACCACCTCGCCGCTGTCGTGCTCGTCCCCGGCGGGCTCGCGCAGCAGCTCGCGCCCGTCCGTGCCCGTGCGCAGCACGTGCCCCACGGCCGGTGTCGTGAGCAGGGCGATCGTCGCGGGGTCGGAGGTCGGCAGGTCGCCGCCCATCATCAGCGGCGAGCGCGCCATGACCCACAGCGTGAGCAGGGTGCGCTGCTCGTCGGGCGTGAGCCGGCTGCTGCGGTCCTCGCCCCGCTCGGCGCGGATGCCGATGCGCCCGAGCGGCAGCATGTCCGCGTCGGCCCAGCCCCCGGGCCGCTGGTGCGGCGCCCACCGCGCGAGCCGCGCGAAGTTGGCGTGCACGTCCTCCCAGCGGTCCCAGAGGTCGTCGCAGACGCGCCACATCTGCGCGTGCTCGCGCAGCACCGGCAGGTGCTCGGTGGACAGGCGCGTGCCGGGCGACAGGGACAGCACGATGTCCCGGCCGGACCGGGCGATCGCGGTGCCCCACGCCGCGACGGCGTCGGCGTGGAACGGGGCCAGCATGTCGTCGACCTTGACGAGGTCGACGCCCCAGGACGCGAGCTGCGCGACGAGCCCGTCCAGCCAGTCCTGGGCGCCCGGGTGGGTGTGGTCCAGGCCGACCATGTGCCCGTTCCACGGGCACGTGGACGTGGGGTCGGCGAGGTCGGCGGTGGTCCAGCCGCCGTCACCGGGGACCGGCAGCGCGGCGGCCACCGCGCGCCGCGGCACCCCGCGCAGCACGTGGACGCCGAACCGCAGGCCC
This region includes:
- a CDS encoding glycoside hydrolase family 27 protein yields the protein MTWARTPPMGWNSWDCYGTTVTEAEVLANARFMAEHLAPSGWDTVVVDIDWSDPDARPHGYVEDARLVLDAHGYPQPAPGRFPSAADGTGFTALAAQVHALGLRFGVHVLRGVPRRAVAAALPVPGDGGWTTADLADPTSTCPWNGHMVGLDHTHPGAQDWLDGLVAQLASWGVDLVKVDDMLAPFHADAVAAWGTAIARSGRDIVLSLSPGTRLSTEHLPVLREHAQMWRVCDDLWDRWEDVHANFARLARWAPHQRPGGWADADMLPLGRIGIRAERGEDRSSRLTPDEQRTLLTLWVMARSPLMMGGDLPTSDPATIALLTTPAVGHVLRTGTDGRELLREPAGDEHDSGEVVVWAARAGDGSGSVYVAVFWTGAHPRTERLPLTALLGDADAGRGPWAVRDLWSGADLPDPVVTTHEPLGSIDLDVPPHGVRWVELHHPHHRQEP